The region CGGGGGCGGAGCTGGTGCTGCGCGGATACATCGGCCATTTCGGATCCGGCGATGCGACGGCGGCCAAGCGCATCGAGGCCGCAGCCGCAGACGGTGTGCGCTACGACGGGCCGGTCGGCAAGGCCGACATCGCGCGCACATACCGGGAGTTCGATGCGCTCGTGCTGGCTCTCGGCACGGGCCGATACGTCACCAGCGGCAAGGTGTACGAGTACGCCGCGACGGGCATACCCGTGGTCTCGGTGCATGACCCTGGGAACGCAGCGACGGATGTCATGGCCGGCTCACCCGCGTGGGTGCGCACGGAGACGATGACGGCTGACGGGATAGCGGCCGCCTTCGCGCAGGCCGCCAGAGTGGCACGCAACCAGGACATGGCTGCTCGCGAGGCGGCGCAGGAATGGGGAGCGAAGTACTCTCGTATCTCGCAGCTCGCCCCTCGCATCGAGGCTCTTTCGCCTGGGCGGACCTGAACCGGCTCGCCATCGCCCCGTGGCTCGGCAGCTGACAGCCGATCGGGTCAGCTCGGCCGGCTCTCGTCGATGGCGGCGATGGAGGTCACCCAGATCCCGACCTGATGCTCTGAAGAGAGTTCGGCGGCGGCTGCTGCTGCCGCGTTCTTCCAGGTCATCACGGTCGTCGGGTCAAGCGAATCCAGTACGTCCGTGAGGTCCTGAGCTGAGAAGCCCGCGGTCACCGCCCCGAAACCGTGCGTGCGCGTCATCCCCGCCATCGCCGCTGTCGGGCCCACGATCACCCCGAGCCGCGCCTGCACGAAGTCGAAGAACTTGTTCGGAAGGGCGAGTCGGTGATTCGTCGAAGTGGCAGGCAGGATGTGGATGCCGATGTCGTGCTGCGCGAGCGCGTCGGAGAGCTGGGAATGCGGGACCGGGTCGAGGATGCGGATGTTCGGCGAGTCCGATGCCCGCTCGCGGAGCTGCTGGATGTAGCCAGGGTCGTTGGGCATCAGGTGCATCGTGAACTCGATGTCGGCGCGGCTGCCGCGGACGCCGTCGATCATCGTGTCGAGATGCCGCCCGGCGAGAGCCGCGCCGGAGTGCACGAGGCGGATGGGAGAACCGACGGGACGAACGGGACGTTCCTGATAGGGGGACGCGTTCGTGACCACCTGGGGCTGCAGGCCGAGATCGCGGTATCTCTCTGCGATCTCGGGAGCGACCGTCGTGGTCGAGGCCGCCGGCGCGGCGAACTCCCGCACCTGCCAGGAGTTGAACGGAGCGCGCAGCGCAGCCCAGCGACGGTTGTCGTCGTGCAGGCCCGGAAAGTACTCGTGAAGATCGACATGGACCCTGTCGGGGGAGACGATCTCGTAGGCCAGCGGAGCCGCGTCGATGTCATTGGCGAGAACGATGTCGGCCCTCACGCCGCGCAGCGCCCGACGGGCGCCGCGGAACAGCGGAGAGGTCACGTGGATGAGGCGATATGCGCGCAGTCGCAGCAGCGCTGCCTCGACCCGCATGCGCCACTTCCGCCTGGCGCCGGTCGGCGCCTGCGGAAGGACGATGTGCTCATGGACTCCGTTCGGCGTCGTTCCCCACCCCGCCGTCACGACCTCGTACCGGTCAGCGAACGCAGCGATCTGCCGTTGGAGACGTGCGTCCGAGTTGAGATCCGAGAACGAGATGATCAGAAGTCGGGTCATGGGGCGCACCGGATTCACGAGGTCGAGGCAGGGGCGATCCACCTGCCGAGAAGGGCATCCGCGCTGAATCGGCCATCATGCACGGCGGAGACGAAGGCACGGCCTTCGTCCGCAAGTCTCTCACGTCGTCCTGGATCCGCGGCGAGGTCGAGGAGCACGGACTCGAGATCGGCGGCGGTGCTCTCGACGATGGGCAGTTCGAGGCCCGTCACGAGCTGCACGCGCTGGCGCACCGACGAGTGCACGTGGCTGACCACGACCTTCCCTGCAGCCATCGCCTCGCATGCTGCGGCGCCGTAGCTGCCGAGCCGGAACTGATCCAGCACGACATCCGCATCGGCATAGATCTGCGGCATCTCGTCGTGCGGCACGCCAGTGATCTCGGCGTACTCCACCGCGCCGGCCTCGGCCATCCGGGTCATGATGGGCCTGATCGCTGCTGTTCCCTTCACCGCGGCGCTGCTCGGTGCGTGCACGACACGGAGGCGACCGGCGGACGGCACCCTCTCGATGCCGGAGGACCACCGCTTCACGTCGATAGCGACGGGGACCCAGGTGGCCTCGGGCACGTCCTGCAGCAGGTCGGGTGTCGAGACGAACACGGGAAGCCCCAGTTCTGCGAGCAGAGCGCGGTTGCGTGCGGTCACGCGTACGGCGACGCGGTATGCGCGCTCGTTCGCGAACGCTTCGGGGCGGGGGCTCCGGATCTCCGTACCGTGGCACAGGATCGCGGCTGAGACCTGGGGACCGAGCAGCTCCAGCTGCACCTTCAGATCGCGGCCGCCCAGACGCCCGAAAGGAGGGATGAGGGACTCCACCAGGACGTGGGTGAAGGCGCGAGCGGCGTGCAGCTGGGCGCGCTGCCACGAAGCGGAGTTCTGGAACACGCGTCGTGCGACCACTGCATCCGCTGGATACCGGAAGGACGACTGCACCGCGAGGGTCCTCGCGCCGACATCCGGCGCCGCCTCCTCGAGTGCGGCAGCCCACCGGCCGGCCTGCCCGGCGTAGTTCGCCGGGGTGATCAGGATACGCGTCAGCGTGCTCGGGGCCTCGGATACATCGCGGCTGTCCGACCGGCGCGGAATCCCGAAGCGCAGAGCCGCGAGCCTGCCGGGGATGCTCGACGGATGAGTGGCGAGCCAGTCTGAGGCGCGTTCTCCGAGACCCTGGCGGTCGGGCGACCGGCGCTCCCGGCGTTCCATGAGGATGCGGGCGTATATGTCGGTCAGCTGCGCGGTCACGGTCTCGGCGCTGAAGCGGCCCTGGACCGTCGCCGCGATGGCCGTCGCCGTCATCTCACGCGTGGCGTCGTGGAGGTCTTCGACGGCGTCGGCATATGCCTCGCCGGTCTGCGTGGAGACGAACCTGCTCACCGTGGGGTCGGAGTAGTCGACAGCGCCGCTGGCGGCTCCGCTCACGATCGGCCGCCCGCTCGAGAGCGCCTCCGCCGCGACGATGCAGAAGTTGTCCCCCTGGGTGGGCAGGATGAACATGGTCGACGCAGCGAGCTCGCGCGCGACGCCGTCGTCGTCGAGCGCACCGGTCAGCCGTACGCGGTCAGCCACACCTCGTCGAGACGCCACCGTGAGCACCTCGTCGCGTTGCGCTCCCTCGCCGACCCAGGTGAGCTCGGCGTCGACGCCGCGGTCGACGAGTTCGGCGAGTGCGTGGACGGCGAGCACAGGACCCTTGCGCGGGATGATGCCGCCGATGCCGATCAGTCGGGGTCTGCTGAGATCGGTCCGCTCCTGCGGATCGACGCGGCGCACGATGCAGGGAACGACCTCCACCGCCGCGGGGCGGTAGCGGGCGATGCCCTCAGCCAGGCGGGTGCTCTCCGCGATGACGGCATCGGCACCGCGCAGTCGCGGGCCCAGGAGCGAGAGCGCGATCCGCTCGCCGCGCGCGAGCGTATCCGGTGCGGTGATCCCGGACCAGTGCTCCGAATGGACCCAGGCGGAGTCAGGGCCACCTGGACGACCTGTCAGCCACGGGAGGAGACCGGTGAGAGCGTGCGTGTGCACGACATCCGCTCCCGCCGACAGCTCGCCAACCAGGCGACGCGCCCGAAGATAGGAGCGAGGATCGCTCCTATTGAGCGGGACGTGGCGGTAGTCGTGGCCGCCCGGCGCTCTCGTGGCTGCCAGGGGTGCACCTCGCTGCCAGTCGAGATGCAGCACCGTCACGTCGTGGACCGTCGAGAGGGCCTCGACCTCGCGCCGGACGAACACCCCGGACACGGGTGAATCGGCGGTGGGGAACCACGGCGTGACGACCAGAATACGCACCGCTCAAGCGTATCCCGGGCCGAGAGGGAAGCATGCGGTGCGATACGATGCCGCGGTGAATCTGACCATCGGGATACCTACTTACAACCGTGCGGATGACGTCCGGAAGACCGTCCTCGACGTCCTGTCGCACGCGGATTCCGACTTGGTGCAGATCGTCGTCATCGACGACGGCGGAACCGATGGCACCTACGAGAGTCTCGTTCAGGAGTCCGAGATCGCGAGCCGTGTCCGTGTTCTGCGCAACGCCGAGAACCTCGGCTATGCAGGCACCTTCGCTCGTCTCTTCCGCGAGTGCACCACCGAGTACCTGATGCTGACGGCCGATGATGACCGCGTGATGATGGAGAACATTCGAGAGCTGATCGCGCACCTCGCCCATGTCGGACCGGCGTTCGTCTCGCCGCAGTTCATGCGCGGCGCACGAGTGGCTCGGGGTCGTGCCGCGACCGCAGAGGTCGCGCCGAAGGATTTCCTCCGAGCATCCGCGCACGCACCCGGTCTCGTCTACCGCGTCGCCGATTGTCTCCCGGCGCTCGACGAGCTCATGACGCGGGTCGCTGCGGAGAAGGTCGACGCCCTGGTCTACCCGCAGGTGCACGTCGTCATGCGGCTGCTGCTCGCGGGGCTCCGCTGCGAGTGGCTGGCCCTGCCCACCGTCATGGAGGGCGAGTATCGCCCGTCCGGAATCCGCGATGCCTCGGGTGGTGCGTACTGGTCGGTGGAATCGCGCTGGAAGCAGCTGAAATCCTACGATGCGCTGCTGGCGGAGTGGTCGGCAGACGATGAGACCGGGCGGGCGCAGGAGATGCTCGCAGCCCAGCGCGACCGTGCCTTCCACCTCATCGCCAGCGCAGTCCGTAACGAGAATCCGGCACTGGGCGACGCATTGGAGGCCGGAGCACGACGGCGCTACGAGCGCACGGTCCGCCAGTGGCTCGGCCAGGTGCCGGTCATCGCCTGGGCGGCACGTCGCAGCACGCGACTCCTGCGCCGCTGACCGTTCGTGCCGGCGCACCGACGTTCTTCTCAGAAGGGGAGCAATAGGATCGTCTCCGTGAAGATCGTCAGTGTCGTGGGCGCGCGCCCGCAGTTCGTCAAGCTCGCCCCGATCCACAAGGCCGCGCTGGCTGCCGGTGTGGAGCACATCATCGTTCATACCGGTCAGCATTACGACCCCATGCTGTCCGACGTCTTCTTCGACGATCTCGGCATCGGTGCCCCCCACGTGCACCTCGGAGTGGGAAGCGGCTCGCACGGCGTGCAGACGGGCGCCATGCTCGCCGCGCTGGACGGCGTGTTCGACGAGCACCGCCCGGACTGGGTCCTCGTGTACGGCGACACGAACTCGACGGTCGCCGCCGCGCTCAGCGCGGTGAAGATGCACATCCCCGTCGCCCATCTGGAGGCGGGACTGCGAAGCTTCAACCGTCGTATGCCCGAGGAGCACAACCGGGTCATGACCGACCACGCAGCAGATCTGCTGCTCGCGCCGACCCAGGTCGCCGTCGACCACCTTCGGAACGAGGGTCTCGAGGCGCGCACCGCACTGGTCGGGGACGTGATGACCGACGTGCTCTACGAGGTGCGCGACCAGGTCGGCTCTCAGCCGTCGGTGCTCCTGGAAGAGATGGGCCTGCAGGCCGGTGAGTACTACCTCGCGACCATCCATCGTGCGGAGAACACGGATGATCCCGCACGCCTCGCAGAGATCGCTGCAGCCCTGGGCGGTCTGGACCGTCCGGTCGTGCTCCTCGCCCATCCGCGCGTCGTCGCGAAGGCGGCCGCTCACGGCATCGAGCTGAATCAGGGAACGCTCATCGCGCATGCGCCGCTGGCGTACCCGGATCTGATCGCGGCGGCGCTGTCGAGCGCCGGAGTGGTGACAGATTCCGGCGGCCTTCAGAAGGAGGCCTTCCTGCTGGGTGTGCCATGCACGACCGTGCGCACCGAGACCGAATGGGTCGAGACGATCGAGCTCGGCTGGAACGTGCTGGCGAACACCGCCGAAGAGATCGCCGCAGGCGTGACCCGGCCCCGTCCGGTGAGCACGGATGCCGCTCCATACGGCGACGGGCGCGCGGCGCAGCGGGTCGTCGAAGTGCTCGGCGCACAGGCAGAGGGCTCTCAGCCGCGGTGACGACGACGACGGCGGAGGCGGGGCCTCTCGCGTCGCGTCGAGACCGCTTCCGGGCAGACATCCAGGGTCTTCGCGCCATCGCAGTGGGCGCAGTTCTGCTGTACCACGCGGGAGTGCCGTTCATCACCGGCGGCTACGTCGGCGTCGACATCTTCTTCGTGATCTCCGGCTTCCTCATCTCGACCCACCTCCTGCAGAGCCTCGAGCGTGAGGGGCGGATCGGTTTCGCGGATTTCTACGCGCGGCGCATCCGCCGGATCCTTCCGGCGTCACTCGTCGTCGCCATTCTGACGGCTGTCGCCATCGTCGTCTGGTACCCGCCACTGGGGGTCGAGCGCGTGCTCCGTGACGGCCTGGCCACAGTGCTGTACGTGCCGAACATATGGTTCGCCATCCAGAACACCGACTACTTGGCCGACCATTCGCCCTCGCCCTATCAGCACTACTGGTCTCTGGGAGTGGAGGAGCAGTTCTATCTGCTCTGGCCCCTGATCCTTCTGCTGATGTATCGAATCCTGCGCCGCACCCGCATGGCTCTCGTGATCGGCATCGCGGTGCTTGCCGCCGCGAGCATGGTCGCCGGGATCCTGCTCACGCCAGCGAATCAGCCGGCGGCCTTCTTCCTGCTGCCGACGCGAGCGTGGGAACTCCTCCTGGGCGGGCTCGTGGGGATCATGCTGCTGCGTGACCGCATCCCGTTGCCGGAATGGGTCCGCGCCGCAGGGGGTTGGGCCGGCCTCGCTCTCGTCGCAGCCAGTGTCCTCGTCTACGACGAGGACACCGTGTTCCCCGGCACTGCGGCGATCCTGCCGGCCCTCGGTACCGCGGTCGTGATCCTGTGCGGTGCCGCGCCCGCTCGATTCGGGCCGTCAGCGGTTCTGTCGATCAGGCCGATGCAGTTCGTGGGACTGATCTCATATTCCCTGTACCTCGTGCACTGGCCGCTGCTGGTCGTCACGCAGGCTGCCGTAGGGGAGCAGCACCCCCTGAGCCTGACGGCGCGGGTCGGGATGGGGATCGTGCTCGCTCTGCCACTGGCATGGCTGCTGTTCCGGTTCGTGGAGACACCGACGCGGTCTCCTCGCATCCTCACGTCCCGTCGCCCGCGCGTGACCCTGTGGACTGCTCTGGTCCTCACCGCCGCGCTCGCCGCGGGGCTGGGCGGTTCGGCGCACTGGGCGTCAGTGCGCGATGTGGGCACCGGGCCCGCCGTCGCTGAGGCTCCTGCCTTCCCTGATTCGCCTCCGCAGGCCACGGAGTACGTGCCCCGCAACATGCGCCCCGCGCTCGACCGCGTGTCCGCGGACGTGCCCGCTGTGTATGCAGACGGCTGCCACTGGGACGTGGCGCAGGAGGAGGTTCAGGAGTGCGTGTACGGAGACAAGGACGCAGACCATCGCGTCGCGGTCTTCGGGGACTCGCATTCCGCGCAGTGGCTCCCCGCGGTCCAGCACTTCTCGGACACCGCAGCGGGGATCGCCGTGTCCTCCTACACGAAGTCATCGTGCCCCGCGGTCGACGTCACCGTCCTCGATGACGGCGTTCCCTACCAGTCCTGTGACCGCTGGCGTGCATCTGTGCTCGAGCACCTCACCAACGCCCCGCCCGATCTCGTCGTGATCTCCAGCTACGCCTGGTACACCCTCGCCGATGCGACGGAGAGCAAGACGCGGGAGCAGGTGTGGGCGGCCGGCCTGTCGAAGACGGTCAGGCGTCTCGAGGATGCAGGCAGCGCAGTACTGGTGATCGCCGACACCCCGAGATTCTCGGTGCCCCCGGCGACCTGCGTCTCGGCATCCGTCATGGACGTGAGCGAATGCGACGGGAGGCGCGCAGACGCCCTCGATCCGGCGATGACCGAGACAGAGCGAGCGGCAGTGGAAGCCGA is a window of Microbacterium esteraromaticum DNA encoding:
- a CDS encoding glycosyltransferase family 1 protein; translation: MTRLLIISFSDLNSDARLQRQIAAFADRYEVVTAGWGTTPNGVHEHIVLPQAPTGARRKWRMRVEAALLRLRAYRLIHVTSPLFRGARRALRGVRADIVLANDIDAAPLAYEIVSPDRVHVDLHEYFPGLHDDNRRWAALRAPFNSWQVREFAAPAASTTTVAPEIAERYRDLGLQPQVVTNASPYQERPVRPVGSPIRLVHSGAALAGRHLDTMIDGVRGSRADIEFTMHLMPNDPGYIQQLRERASDSPNIRILDPVPHSQLSDALAQHDIGIHILPATSTNHRLALPNKFFDFVQARLGVIVGPTAAMAGMTRTHGFGAVTAGFSAQDLTDVLDSLDPTTVMTWKNAAAAAAAELSSEHQVGIWVTSIAAIDESRPS
- a CDS encoding glycosyltransferase gives rise to the protein MRILVVTPWFPTADSPVSGVFVRREVEALSTVHDVTVLHLDWQRGAPLAATRAPGGHDYRHVPLNRSDPRSYLRARRLVGELSAGADVVHTHALTGLLPWLTGRPGGPDSAWVHSEHWSGITAPDTLARGERIALSLLGPRLRGADAVIAESTRLAEGIARYRPAAVEVVPCIVRRVDPQERTDLSRPRLIGIGGIIPRKGPVLAVHALAELVDRGVDAELTWVGEGAQRDEVLTVASRRGVADRVRLTGALDDDGVARELAASTMFILPTQGDNFCIVAAEALSSGRPIVSGAASGAVDYSDPTVSRFVSTQTGEAYADAVEDLHDATREMTATAIAATVQGRFSAETVTAQLTDIYARILMERRERRSPDRQGLGERASDWLATHPSSIPGRLAALRFGIPRRSDSRDVSEAPSTLTRILITPANYAGQAGRWAAALEEAAPDVGARTLAVQSSFRYPADAVVARRVFQNSASWQRAQLHAARAFTHVLVESLIPPFGRLGGRDLKVQLELLGPQVSAAILCHGTEIRSPRPEAFANERAYRVAVRVTARNRALLAELGLPVFVSTPDLLQDVPEATWVPVAIDVKRWSSGIERVPSAGRLRVVHAPSSAAVKGTAAIRPIMTRMAEAGAVEYAEITGVPHDEMPQIYADADVVLDQFRLGSYGAAACEAMAAGKVVVSHVHSSVRQRVQLVTGLELPIVESTAADLESVLLDLAADPGRRERLADEGRAFVSAVHDGRFSADALLGRWIAPASTS
- a CDS encoding glycosyltransferase, whose protein sequence is MNLTIGIPTYNRADDVRKTVLDVLSHADSDLVQIVVIDDGGTDGTYESLVQESEIASRVRVLRNAENLGYAGTFARLFRECTTEYLMLTADDDRVMMENIRELIAHLAHVGPAFVSPQFMRGARVARGRAATAEVAPKDFLRASAHAPGLVYRVADCLPALDELMTRVAAEKVDALVYPQVHVVMRLLLAGLRCEWLALPTVMEGEYRPSGIRDASGGAYWSVESRWKQLKSYDALLAEWSADDETGRAQEMLAAQRDRAFHLIASAVRNENPALGDALEAGARRRYERTVRQWLGQVPVIAWAARRSTRLLRR
- the wecB gene encoding non-hydrolyzing UDP-N-acetylglucosamine 2-epimerase, which encodes MKIVSVVGARPQFVKLAPIHKAALAAGVEHIIVHTGQHYDPMLSDVFFDDLGIGAPHVHLGVGSGSHGVQTGAMLAALDGVFDEHRPDWVLVYGDTNSTVAAALSAVKMHIPVAHLEAGLRSFNRRMPEEHNRVMTDHAADLLLAPTQVAVDHLRNEGLEARTALVGDVMTDVLYEVRDQVGSQPSVLLEEMGLQAGEYYLATIHRAENTDDPARLAEIAAALGGLDRPVVLLAHPRVVAKAAAHGIELNQGTLIAHAPLAYPDLIAAALSSAGVVTDSGGLQKEAFLLGVPCTTVRTETEWVETIELGWNVLANTAEEIAAGVTRPRPVSTDAAPYGDGRAAQRVVEVLGAQAEGSQPR
- a CDS encoding SGNH hydrolase domain-containing protein, giving the protein MTTTTAEAGPLASRRDRFRADIQGLRAIAVGAVLLYHAGVPFITGGYVGVDIFFVISGFLISTHLLQSLEREGRIGFADFYARRIRRILPASLVVAILTAVAIVVWYPPLGVERVLRDGLATVLYVPNIWFAIQNTDYLADHSPSPYQHYWSLGVEEQFYLLWPLILLLMYRILRRTRMALVIGIAVLAAASMVAGILLTPANQPAAFFLLPTRAWELLLGGLVGIMLLRDRIPLPEWVRAAGGWAGLALVAASVLVYDEDTVFPGTAAILPALGTAVVILCGAAPARFGPSAVLSIRPMQFVGLISYSLYLVHWPLLVVTQAAVGEQHPLSLTARVGMGIVLALPLAWLLFRFVETPTRSPRILTSRRPRVTLWTALVLTAALAAGLGGSAHWASVRDVGTGPAVAEAPAFPDSPPQATEYVPRNMRPALDRVSADVPAVYADGCHWDVAQEEVQECVYGDKDADHRVAVFGDSHSAQWLPAVQHFSDTAAGIAVSSYTKSSCPAVDVTVLDDGVPYQSCDRWRASVLEHLTNAPPDLVVISSYAWYTLADATESKTREQVWAAGLSKTVRRLEDAGSAVLVIADTPRFSVPPATCVSASVMDVSECDGRRADALDPAMTETERAAVEAEGGTYLNLNDAICGADRCPVIIDDLFVYRDVNHLTATFVSYLGPAVAEPMASLLGVAPPPAP